In one Nicotiana tomentosiformis chromosome 6, ASM39032v3, whole genome shotgun sequence genomic region, the following are encoded:
- the LOC138894811 gene encoding uncharacterized protein has product MTLSSGGTESSGVSTTSVLDPFYPLYLHPSDTPATMLVFVPFTSTEFGDWKEGMLISLSVKNKIQLIDGSLIERTTNSHLYPYWQRCNYMIKAWIMNSLSKDIAKTILYYKTAREAWNNVERYGVANIS; this is encoded by the coding sequence ATGACTTTGAGTAGTGGTGGAACTGAATCTTCTGGTGTTTCCACAACATCAGTCCTCGATCCTTTTTACCCTCTCTATCTCCACCCTTCCGATACCCCGGCAACCATGTTAGTATTTGTCCCCTTCACTAGTACAGAGTTTGGGGATTGGAAGGAAGGAATGTTAATATCTCTGTCCGTAAAGAACAAAATTCAGTTAATTGATGGATCTTTAATTGAACGTACAACTAACTCTCATCTATATCCTTATTGGCAACGATGTAATTATATGATTAAAGCATGGATAATGAATTCACTCTCTAAGGACATAGCTAAAACAATCCTTTACTATAAGACTGCTAGAGAAGCCTGGAATAACGTGGAAAGATATGGTGTTGCCAACATCTCCTAA
- the LOC104099370 gene encoding ACT domain-containing protein DS12, chloroplastic has protein sequence MAVAMLSCGMCTSLKVTEKQPMSVPVFFSGSLALNPVQGLCINPKRLAFAGSTIIPKASSATSLEDGSSQVTAAVPTPKVIIDLDSDPDATVVEVTFGDRLGALLDTMNALKNLGLNVVKANVCLDSSGKHNKFAITKASTGRKVDDPELLEAIRLTIINNMMEYHPESSSMLAMGEAFGVFQPYQKIDVDIATHIHVYDDGPERSLLCVETADRPGLIVDLVKIITDINIDVESGEFDTEGLLAKAKFHVSYKGKALIKPLQQVLANSLRYFLRRPTTEDASF, from the exons ATGGCTGTCGCTATGCTTTCTTGTGGGATGTGCACTAGTTTAAAAGTTACAGAGAAGCAACCCATGTCAGTTCCAGTTTTTTTCAGTGGCTCATTAGCTTTGAATCCAGTACAGGGACTGTGCATTAACCCCAAGAG ATTAGCTTTTGCTGGGAGTACAATTATTCCAAAAGCATCCTCAGCTACATCTCTAGAG GATGGAAGTTCACAAGTGACTGCTGCAGTTCCAACACCCAAAGTCATAATTGATCTGGATTCAGATCCAGATGCAACGGTCGTTGAGGTTACATTTGGGGATCGCCTTGGAGCGCTTCTTGACACA ATGAATGCACTAAAAAATCTTGGACTGAATGTTGTCAAAGCTAATGTCTGTCTTGATTCATCTGGGAAGCATAACAAATTCGCCATTACAAAAGC TTCTACGGGTAGAAAGGTCGATGATCCAGAGCTGCTTGAAGCAATTCGTTTGACGATCATCAATAATATGATGGAATACCACCCG GAATCTAGTTCCATGTTAGCTATGGGAGAAGCTTTCGGTGTTTTTCAACCGTATCAGAAG ATTGACGTGGACATAGCGACCCATATACATGTCTATGACGATGGTCCTGAACGAAG CTTACTCTGCGTAGAGACAGCAGACAGACCTGGATTGATAGTTGATCTTGTCAAGATCATTACTGACATAAACATTGATGTTGAATCTGGAGAATTCGATACTGAG GGATTGCTAGCTAAGGCAAAATTTCATGTCAGCTACAAGGGCAAAGCTCTGATCAAGCCCCTTCAACAG GTTCTTGCAAATAGCCTGCGTTATTTCTTGAGGAGACCAACAACAGAGGATGCAAGTTTTTAA
- the LOC104099372 gene encoding uncharacterized protein, with amino-acid sequence MATAAAGRGTQSMNSMYFKPILRKAYHRKSTSPDIISDTVKLNAEEVKSKGTVMKNHNDDNWWVPDDRTGIFYPKGQEKVIEDVPSPAGKRTYGDINWFSNHEDCL; translated from the exons ATGGCAACTGCAGCAGCTGGTAGAGGAACACAGTCCATGAACTCTATGTATTTCAA GCCTATCCTACGCAAAGCCTATCACAGAAAAAGCACTTCCCCAGACATTATTAGTGATACAGTTAAACTTAATGCGGAGGAAGTGAAGAGCAAAGGTACTGTCATGAAAAATCATAACGATGATAATTGGTGGGTACCTGATGATCGGACTGGAATATTTTACCCAAAGGGTCAAGAGAAAGTTATAGAAGATGTTCCCTCTCCTGCAGGAAAGCGTACTTATGGAGACATTAATTGGTTCTCTAACCATGAAGATTGTCTATAA
- the LOC138894812 gene encoding uncharacterized protein, protein MGMDWLYSCFFKLDYRIKTVRFEFPNEPVIEWKGDDVVPKGWFISYLKATKMINKGCIYHLVEVTDIDAVALTFESVHVVNAFSGIFPDELPEIPPDREIDFGIDAMSDTQPISIPPYRMAPTELKELKEQLKDLLEKGFIRPSVSSWEHRFSL, encoded by the coding sequence atggggatggactggctttattcatgttttttcAAGCTTGATTACCGAATCaaaaccgttaggtttgaatttccaaatgagccagttattgagtggaagggggatgatgtggtgccaaagggttggtttatttcttaccttaaggccacgaagatgatcaacaagggatgtatttaccatttggtcgaGGTTACGGACATCGATGCTGTGGCACTTACATTTGAGTCCGTGCATGTTGTGAATGCATTTTCGGGaatctttccggatgagctccctgagatcccaccagacagggagattgattttgggatagATGCGATGTCAgacacgcaacctatatctattccaccctacagaatggcgccgacagaattgaaagaactaaaggaacaattgaaggatttattagagaagggtttcattcggccaaGTGTGTCATCTTGGgaacaccggttctctttgtaa